A region from the Arachis ipaensis cultivar K30076 chromosome B01, Araip1.1, whole genome shotgun sequence genome encodes:
- the LOC107606017 gene encoding protein FAR1-RELATED SEQUENCE 6-like has product MAIRVLFFGGFVSFLDLFEDRHMWVPIFFKSQFWASMRSTQRSEGMHSFFGGYLNCKTSLVQFVHEFDNVLGTKEQKELEDDAADSRGLIPCSTRSAIERRFQKEYTNEMFRDVQTEFGKKADCTIRAVDEQGNSARVKVEEEILVYETTRYVTFDVHFDHSTHEVRCDCNLFESAGIFCCHCLVVLSSYKVNEVPSCYVLPRWSKNIKRKHTYIKSSHDFRRSNESHNIFRELCAHFYNVAQEFVDCDDEADMLHNVLEDARAKLVDYRGKMRNNTVATAHNSIITGPSTIFGTEDIQAPSKDNRVESAANQALKASTQQIAKQGLGGFMSLLNSFDNT; this is encoded by the exons ATGGCTATCAG GGTTTTGTTTTTTGGTGGGTTTGTTTCTTTTTTAGATCTGTTTGAGGACCGACACATGTGGGTGCCTATTTTTTTCAAGAGTCAATTCTGGGCTTCCATGAGGAGTACGCAGAGGAGTGAGGGTATGCACTCATTCTTTGGTGGATACTTAAATTGTAAGACTAGTTTGGTCCAGTTCGTCCACGAATTCGACAATGTCCTAGGAACGAAAGAGCAGAAGGAACTGGAGGACGATGCTGCAGACTCGAGAGGTCTAATCCCATGTTCAACTAGATCCGCCATCGAGAGACGATTTCAAAAAGAGTATACCAACGAGATGTTTAGGGATGTCCAAACCGAGTTTGGCAAGAAGGCTGATTGCACTATTCGTGCCGTAGATGAACAGGGCAACTCCGCTAGGGTAAAAGTGGAAGAGGAAATACTAGTCTATGAGACGACTCGATATGTTACGTTTGACGTCCATTTTGATCATTCGACACACGAGGTTCGATGTGATTGCAACTTGTTCGAGAGTGCAGGTATATTTTGTTGCCACTGTCTTGTAGTACTTTCATCTTACAAAGTTAATGAGGTACCTTCCTGCTATGTTTTACCTCGttggagcaagaacataaagCGCAAGCACACCTACATTAAGAGTAGCCACGACTTTAGACGTTCAAATGAAAGCCACAACATATTCAGAGAGTTGTGTGCACATTTCTACAATGTTGCACAGGAATTCGTGGACTGTGATGATGAGGCAGACATGCTGCATAATGTTCTGGAGGATGCAAGGGCCAAGCTAGTAGATTACCGTGGTAAGATGCGAAATAACACTGTCGCTACTGCACACAATAGCATCATCACAGGCCCTTCAACCATTTTCGGCACAGAGGACATTCAGGCCCCATCAAAG GATAATCGTGTAGAATCTGCtgcaaatcaagctttgaagGCTTCCACTCAGCAGATTGCTAAGCAAGGACTTGGTGGATTCATGTCGCTCTTAAACTCCTTTGACAATACCTAG
- the LOC107606026 gene encoding protein FAR1-RELATED SEQUENCE 5-like has translation MTKQPINQSIHCNREGFRASRVKAPIRKNTMAGVGCRARIYAKFDREKHDWVLLKVELNHSHPCSTRKAVYYHENRELIMHAKCIIEVNDEAGIRPNKTFLALANEVGGPSNLGFSEKDELNPNYFYAVNINKDNKFTSAVWVDARCRASYEYYGEVVSFDTTYSTNRHGLPFAAFIGVNHHGKSTLQGCALLGSEKIPSFEWVFTQWLECMGTASKGIITDQCKSMFGAIKKVLPNTRHRWCIWHITQKIHNKLGGYSRFKELNAELKHIIWNSKSVEDFEDH, from the exons ATGACAAAGCAACCAATCAACCAATCTATCCATTGCAATCGGGAGGGTTTCCGGGCGTCTCGTGTCAAGGCACCCATACGGAAGAACACAATGGCAGGTGTGGGATGTAGAGCAAGAATATATGCAAAGTTCGATAGGGAAAAGCATGATTGGGTCTTGTTGAAGGTTGAACTAAATCACTCGCACCCGTGTTCAACTAGGAAGGCGGTGTACTACCACGAGAACAGGGAGTTAATAATGCATGCGAAGTGTATCATTGAGGTTAATGATGAGGCGGGCATTCGACCCAACAAGACCTTTCTAGCATTAGCCAATGAAGTTGGTGGGCCTTCGAACTTGGGCTTCTCAGAGAAGGAC GAGTTAAATCCGAACTACTTTTACGCAGTGAATATAAATAAGGATAACAAGTTTACGAGTGCAGTTTGGGTGGATGCAAGGTGTAGGGCATCTTATGAATACTATGGAGAGGTGGTCTCATTTGATACCACATACAGCACGAACCG GCATGGATTGCCGTTCGCTGCTTTCATTGGTGTGAACCACCATGGTAAGTCTACTTTGCAAGGCTGCGCTCTGCTAGGCAGTGAGAAGATCCCGAGTTTTGAGTGGGTGTTCACACAATGGCTGGAGTGCATGGGAACGGCATCGAAGGGCATCATCACAGACCAATGCAAGTCTATGTTTGGTGCAATTAAGAAGGTCCTGCCCAATACACGACACCGGTGGTGCATATGGCATATAACACAAAAGATACACAACAAGCTTGGAGGTTATTCTAGGTTCAAAGAGTTGAATGCTGAGTTGAAACACATTATATGGAACTCTAAGTCGGTTGAGGATTTCGAGGATCATTAG